The following proteins are encoded in a genomic region of [Eubacterium] hominis:
- a CDS encoding FIVAR domain-containing protein codes for MKKGMKVIVSLGVTMTSVVPNSLVNIMAEGLQETKAQGNLTAEEKDGIYANWKIDEATQKGGETCEINDGWLHMVSSEKNGNSAGDKNGYPAVFVNGETFDFSKPGYFSTKLKAGSDAGSTRFGFYLGYKDPGNGLFLGYDAGGWFWQKYKDGDGAWYTGGRVAAPNKGEEVTVKMEWTADKKVSLIVNNNEVFPEAVDYSDMDLSGKIGIKAGSFGSQVSDIYMQNMEYTGQSVVINTYAISGKVVDEDNQPIENASVTIGKEKQTTNENGEFVFEDKFINGKYDVVVTKEDYQKEIRTIEIKDENYTFSAPIQVAKEVAAKTFQLETGDMAVELYENFPAVRKYTMTSGSMKDKVMYGQTQRINTVTINGVDVALSDKDVTLVKGDVSATYTMNVKNEEKHIDAVVSAKIRVEANKLFFEITDIQNNLSEADYPIQTIAIPDHSLVSMRSNQEGANFTGAVMSSNTNKTGDENFNITSDMEDIKNRDYMYAFISNNELSAGMWSNSEHEGRAVAAPVYGGSQNTRILATTSDEGTYKSLGLASAPWYYHRVVSDSKGNNYQVNETEMPKMAITITGDSNNDQKVNWQDGAIAFREIMNNPYKSEEVPELVAWRIAMNFGGQAQNPFLTTLDNVKRVALHTDGLGQSVLLKGYGNEGHDSGHPDYGDIGKRIGGAQDMNTLMEKGKAYGARFGVHVNASEMYPEAKAFNENLVRRKSDGSLRYGWNWLDQGIGIDGIYDLASGSREKRFADLKSKVGDNMDFIYLDVWGNLTSGDVEDSWETRKMSKMINDNGWRMTTEWGSGNEYDSTFQHWAADLTYGDSTSKGENSQVMRFLRNHQKDSWVGDFPSYGGAANAPLLGGYNMKDFEGWQGRNDYDAYIKNLYTHDLSTKFIQHFKVSSWVNNPLDHTSVQDRDINNGNEQITLQDDKGNTLVLARKSNDQSSADYRYRTMTFNGKVVAQGSVTPGDGRNQNSGNESYLLPWLWDAQSGEFVESNNEKLYHWNTKGGTTSWELPENWKSLSNVTVYKLTDQGKQEEKQVDVIDGKITLEAQAQTPYVVCKGEESQINVKWSEGMHIVDASFNGGLESLKENWKITGDGEATIAKSQHSNPMLKLSGEVSTTQTLTDLEPGKDYALYVGVDNRSAGKASATITANGKVLTSNYTEESIAKNYVKAYTHNTNSSTVDGNSYFQNMYVFFTAPKDGSKVELTLQHAGSEGDTYFDDIRVVENSSKNIKVDENGKLVSFTNDFENNAQGIYPFVIGGSENVEDNHIHLSEKNAPYTQAGWDVKKIDDVLDGNWSVKINGLSEYNTLIYQTIPQNVRFEPGVTYKISFDYQAGSDGTYAVAIGHGEFGTGNIDLQPLKKALGTTSTYEFELTGALDGTSWFGIYSTDKAADTQNVSSSAEENFGGYKDFILDNLSVEKVKETFTKEEAQNKLDEVEHKYQQKDFSNEAWKIYQTTLTQAKVLLNKDVVTEEDYAKAYMMLRALDNYMQSAPGNEFTDAYDIDTNAYEVSVGSEQPDQGSEGPKEYASDNDPSTYWHTNWGETNLDNAWMQFDFKEPTTIDGLRYMARPGGTGNGAIKDFKLIITQEDGTKNVVEKSGVFETKEGWQKFSFDAIKNVTSVRLKVESSGGKQPNQFASAAELRLTTPREIAPEEVTVIKASLEKEVTIAKDLNKDIYTSESYANVMKKLEKANAVLDDKDATQYDVDLALANLQDAIASLTLKAENKTALHLAILDAKVLDTSIYTKESVETFEKALAAAQAVLNNEDATQAEVDEALKTLQDAMNKLSMKEEVSVDKDALIKKLNEAIAKDKNAYTAESWKALANAIENAQTIMDQKDATQKEIDEAYTKLDQAIRQLVAVNKKPDNNGQNGSNGQNGQNGTNGQNGTNGTSGNKTENVETGDHTQAGMLFTLAILSGGAIVIMVNRKRKAEKK; via the coding sequence GTGAAAAAAGGAATGAAAGTGATTGTTTCGCTGGGTGTTACCATGACATCTGTTGTGCCAAATTCATTGGTCAACATTATGGCAGAAGGTTTACAGGAAACAAAAGCGCAGGGAAATCTGACTGCGGAGGAAAAAGACGGGATTTACGCAAATTGGAAAATTGATGAGGCGACTCAAAAAGGTGGAGAAACATGTGAAATAAATGATGGTTGGCTGCACATGGTTTCATCTGAAAAGAATGGAAATAGTGCAGGCGATAAAAATGGTTATCCAGCTGTATTTGTTAATGGGGAAACTTTTGATTTTTCAAAACCAGGCTATTTTAGCACAAAGTTAAAAGCTGGCAGTGATGCAGGAAGTACTCGTTTTGGTTTTTATCTTGGATACAAAGATCCAGGCAATGGCTTATTCTTAGGGTATGATGCTGGTGGATGGTTCTGGCAAAAATATAAAGATGGCGATGGCGCCTGGTATACAGGTGGACGTGTTGCTGCACCTAATAAAGGTGAAGAAGTTACTGTGAAAATGGAATGGACAGCTGATAAAAAAGTAAGTTTAATCGTAAATAACAATGAAGTATTTCCTGAAGCAGTAGATTATTCTGACATGGACTTGTCAGGGAAAATTGGAATCAAAGCTGGTTCTTTTGGAAGTCAAGTAAGTGATATCTATATGCAGAATATGGAATATACTGGACAAAGTGTAGTGATTAATACTTATGCGATTTCAGGAAAAGTTGTAGATGAAGATAATCAGCCAATTGAAAATGCAAGTGTTACAATTGGTAAAGAAAAACAAACAACCAACGAAAATGGTGAATTTGTATTTGAAGATAAATTTATCAATGGAAAATATGATGTGGTTGTCACTAAAGAAGATTATCAGAAAGAAATCAGAACAATTGAAATCAAAGATGAAAATTATACATTCAGCGCCCCTATTCAGGTCGCAAAAGAAGTAGCCGCTAAAACATTCCAGTTAGAAACTGGAGATATGGCTGTAGAATTGTATGAAAACTTCCCAGCTGTTCGTAAATATACCATGACTTCAGGATCCATGAAGGATAAAGTGATGTATGGACAGACACAAAGAATCAATACTGTTACGATCAATGGTGTGGATGTGGCATTATCAGATAAAGATGTTACGCTAGTAAAAGGTGATGTTTCCGCTACATATACAATGAATGTAAAGAATGAAGAAAAACATATCGATGCAGTTGTGAGCGCAAAAATACGTGTAGAAGCTAATAAATTATTCTTTGAAATCACAGATATTCAAAACAATTTAAGTGAAGCAGATTATCCTATACAAACGATCGCAATTCCAGATCACAGCTTAGTATCTATGCGCAGCAATCAAGAGGGCGCAAACTTTACTGGCGCAGTTATGTCTAGTAATACTAATAAAACCGGAGATGAAAACTTTAATATCACAAGTGATATGGAGGATATTAAAAATCGTGATTATATGTATGCATTCATATCAAATAATGAATTAAGTGCCGGCATGTGGAGTAATTCAGAACATGAAGGCCGTGCTGTGGCAGCACCAGTATATGGTGGCAGTCAGAATACAAGAATCTTAGCAACAACAAGTGATGAAGGTACATATAAATCATTGGGACTAGCTAGTGCACCTTGGTATTATCATCGTGTTGTATCTGATTCTAAAGGAAACAATTATCAGGTAAATGAAACAGAAATGCCAAAGATGGCAATTACCATTACTGGTGATTCAAATAATGATCAAAAAGTAAACTGGCAGGATGGTGCCATTGCATTCAGAGAAATCATGAATAATCCATACAAGAGTGAAGAAGTACCAGAACTTGTGGCATGGCGTATTGCGATGAACTTTGGTGGACAGGCACAAAACCCATTCCTTACAACATTGGATAATGTAAAACGTGTTGCTTTACATACTGATGGATTAGGACAGTCTGTCTTATTAAAAGGTTATGGTAATGAAGGACATGATTCTGGACATCCTGATTATGGCGATATTGGAAAACGTATAGGTGGTGCTCAAGATATGAACACCCTGATGGAAAAAGGAAAAGCATATGGTGCACGTTTTGGTGTTCATGTGAATGCTTCTGAAATGTATCCGGAAGCGAAAGCCTTTAATGAAAATCTGGTAAGAAGAAAGAGCGATGGCAGTTTAAGATATGGCTGGAACTGGTTAGATCAGGGTATCGGTATTGATGGTATTTACGATTTAGCAAGTGGTTCAAGAGAAAAACGTTTTGCGGATCTTAAATCAAAAGTCGGCGATAACATGGACTTTATCTATCTGGATGTATGGGGAAACCTGACATCAGGTGATGTTGAAGATTCATGGGAAACACGTAAGATGTCAAAAATGATCAATGATAATGGATGGCGTATGACAACTGAATGGGGATCAGGTAATGAATATGATTCTACATTCCAGCACTGGGCTGCCGATTTAACATATGGTGATTCTACATCAAAAGGTGAAAACTCTCAGGTAATGCGTTTCTTAAGAAACCATCAAAAGGATAGCTGGGTTGGTGATTTCCCAAGTTATGGCGGTGCCGCAAATGCTCCACTTCTTGGTGGCTACAATATGAAAGATTTTGAAGGATGGCAGGGAAGAAATGATTATGATGCATATATCAAAAATCTATATACCCATGATTTATCCACAAAATTTATCCAGCACTTTAAAGTATCCAGCTGGGTGAATAATCCATTAGATCATACATCTGTACAAGATCGGGATATTAACAATGGAAATGAACAAATCACCTTACAGGATGATAAAGGGAATACACTTGTATTAGCTAGAAAATCAAATGATCAAAGCAGTGCAGATTATCGTTATCGTACCATGACATTCAATGGTAAAGTTGTGGCACAGGGAAGTGTAACACCAGGTGATGGTAGAAATCAGAATAGTGGAAATGAAAGCTATTTATTACCATGGCTATGGGATGCACAAAGCGGTGAATTTGTGGAAAGCAATAATGAAAAACTATATCACTGGAATACCAAAGGTGGTACAACAAGTTGGGAATTACCAGAAAACTGGAAATCTTTAAGCAATGTAACAGTTTATAAATTAACTGATCAAGGGAAACAGGAAGAAAAACAAGTTGATGTCATTGATGGCAAAATCACACTTGAAGCCCAAGCACAGACACCTTATGTTGTATGTAAAGGCGAAGAAAGCCAAATCAATGTGAAGTGGAGTGAAGGCATGCATATCGTAGATGCTAGCTTCAATGGTGGCTTAGAAAGCTTGAAAGAAAACTGGAAGATTACAGGTGATGGAGAAGCAACAATCGCAAAGAGCCAGCACAGCAATCCAATGTTAAAGCTATCTGGTGAAGTTTCTACTACACAGACATTAACAGATTTAGAACCTGGCAAAGATTACGCATTATATGTTGGTGTAGATAATCGTAGCGCAGGAAAAGCAAGTGCAACGATTACCGCAAACGGCAAAGTACTAACCAGCAACTATACAGAAGAAAGTATTGCGAAAAACTATGTAAAAGCATATACGCATAATACGAATTCTTCAACTGTTGATGGAAACAGCTATTTCCAGAACATGTATGTATTCTTTACAGCACCAAAAGATGGCAGTAAGGTAGAATTGACACTTCAACATGCAGGCAGTGAAGGCGATACATATTTTGATGATATTCGTGTCGTAGAAAATTCTTCAAAGAATATTAAAGTAGATGAAAATGGAAAACTTGTATCCTTTACAAATGATTTTGAAAACAACGCACAGGGTATTTATCCATTTGTAATTGGAGGTAGTGAAAATGTAGAGGACAATCATATTCACTTATCTGAAAAAAATGCACCATATACACAAGCTGGCTGGGATGTAAAGAAGATAGATGATGTATTAGATGGCAACTGGTCTGTAAAGATCAATGGGTTATCTGAATATAATACTTTGATTTATCAGACAATTCCACAAAACGTACGTTTTGAACCAGGTGTTACCTATAAGATTAGCTTTGATTATCAGGCAGGTAGTGATGGTACATATGCTGTCGCAATCGGTCATGGAGAATTTGGCACTGGAAATATTGATTTACAGCCATTAAAGAAAGCATTAGGAACAACTTCTACTTATGAATTTGAATTAACAGGAGCATTAGATGGAACTTCCTGGTTTGGCATCTATTCTACTGATAAAGCAGCAGATACACAAAATGTAAGCTCTAGTGCAGAAGAAAATTTCGGTGGATATAAAGACTTTATTCTGGATAATCTAAGCGTAGAAAAAGTAAAAGAAACGTTTACCAAAGAAGAAGCACAAAATAAGCTTGATGAAGTTGAACATAAATATCAGCAAAAAGATTTCAGTAATGAAGCATGGAAGATTTATCAAACAACATTAACACAGGCAAAAGTACTGTTAAATAAAGATGTTGTGACAGAAGAAGATTATGCGAAAGCATATATGATGCTTCGCGCATTAGACAATTATATGCAAAGTGCACCTGGAAATGAATTCACAGATGCTTATGATATTGACACAAATGCATATGAGGTAAGTGTTGGTAGTGAACAGCCAGATCAAGGCAGTGAAGGACCAAAAGAATACGCAAGTGATAATGATCCAAGTACTTACTGGCATACCAATTGGGGTGAAACTAATCTGGATAATGCATGGATGCAGTTTGACTTTAAAGAACCAACAACAATTGATGGTTTACGCTATATGGCAAGACCTGGTGGAACTGGCAACGGCGCAATCAAAGACTTTAAATTAATCATTACACAAGAAGATGGCACAAAGAATGTTGTGGAAAAATCTGGTGTATTTGAAACAAAAGAAGGATGGCAGAAGTTCTCATTTGATGCAATCAAAAATGTAACTAGTGTACGTTTGAAGGTAGAATCATCTGGTGGAAAGCAACCAAATCAATTTGCTTCTGCGGCAGAACTTCGTTTAACAACACCAAGAGAAATTGCACCTGAAGAAGTAACTGTAATCAAGGCTTCACTTGAAAAAGAAGTTACAATCGCAAAAGATTTAAATAAAGATATTTATACATCTGAAAGCTATGCAAATGTGATGAAGAAACTTGAAAAAGCAAATGCAGTATTAGATGATAAAGATGCTACACAATATGATGTAGATTTAGCACTTGCAAATTTACAGGATGCAATAGCTTCCTTAACATTAAAAGCTGAAAATAAAACAGCATTACATTTAGCAATCCTGGACGCAAAAGTATTAGACACTTCTATTTATACAAAAGAAAGTGTAGAAACTTTTGAAAAAGCACTTGCTGCAGCACAAGCTGTATTAAACAATGAAGATGCTACCCAGGCTGAAGTAGATGAAGCATTAAAAACATTACAAGATGCAATGAATAAGTTATCCATGAAAGAAGAAGTTTCTGTTGATAAAGATGCCCTTATTAAAAAATTAAATGAAGCAATCGCCAAAGATAAGAATGCATATACAGCAGAAAGCTGGAAGGCTCTGGCAAATGCCATTGAAAACGCACAGACGATTATGGATCAAAAAGATGCAACACAAAAAGAAATTGATGAAGCATATACAAAACTTGATCAGGCAATTCGTCAACTTGTGGCAGTAAATAAAAAACCAGATAATAATGGTCAGAATGGATCTAATGGACAAAATGGACAAAACGGCACAAATGGACAAAACGGTACAAATGGTACTTCTGGAAACAAAACAGAAAATGTAGAAACAGGAGATCATACACAAGCTGGTATGTTGTTTACACTTGCAATATTATCAGGTGGTGCTATCGTTATCATGGTGAATAGAAAAAGAAAAGCAGAGAAGAAATAA
- a CDS encoding response regulator transcription factor, with translation MKIVIYNEKDDFNNLKQNIENFFMRKNVKCNIILVSKTEDLCNEIYDSDIIFLDIKLKQISSIDIGTMIHHLNHNIILTFITNYSHYKIDGYQAYMDRYLLNPLNQNQFDMELEQLIKDFIFFSGGFLYTEGNITKKIYYKDILYIEFISSPRKTQLHLENGKIISMNYPLKYWMNELKGLPFCQSYKSILVDLNYVAGFQENDIILTNNEHIPLSRGYKKTFMQENLAHQQKQ, from the coding sequence ATGAAAATAGTGATTTATAACGAGAAGGATGATTTCAATAACTTAAAACAGAATATTGAAAATTTTTTCATGAGAAAAAATGTCAAATGTAACATTATCTTAGTTTCAAAAACCGAAGATTTATGTAATGAAATATATGATTCAGATATTATTTTTCTTGATATAAAGCTGAAACAAATAAGTAGTATTGATATAGGCACTATGATTCATCATTTAAATCATAACATCATATTAACTTTCATCACGAATTACTCACATTACAAAATTGATGGATATCAAGCTTATATGGATAGATATCTTTTAAATCCATTGAATCAAAACCAATTTGATATGGAATTAGAACAACTCATAAAAGACTTTATTTTTTTCAGTGGTGGCTTTCTTTATACAGAAGGAAATATAACTAAAAAAATATATTATAAAGATATTCTCTATATAGAATTTATATCATCCCCTAGAAAAACACAGTTACACTTAGAAAACGGTAAAATAATATCAATGAATTATCCTTTGAAATATTGGATGAATGAATTAAAAGGACTTCCATTTTGTCAATCATATAAGTCGATTCTTGTTGATTTAAATTATGTAGCTGGTTTTCAGGAAAATGATATCATCTTAACAAATAATGAGCACATCCCTTTATCCAGAGGATATAAAAAGACTTTTATGCAGGAAAATCTAGCACATCAACAGAAGCAATAA
- a CDS encoding membrane lipoprotein lipid attachment site-containing protein — MKKIILMVFTLILALTGCSSKTDSKPNQINTKQEDSNKTKLLYNVSLGMKDHHKGDFNLLDLHDFTFEVQCKGNHLDYGILVFMDGYLQKYKIEDEIKDMNVLSLKDKETKDFKIQIPEFKINKGSEHSIEFAGVLNPIPVDKLKEYKVNHSILPTSIMKVVSKDDDKYTAIEDKAMENIKKTQVTEADLKEMNIKSLDDMGPRMQISLFQNGKKIQNYINPDQKVEIKATGGYGEYNMYLFVDGHPYDSDNCYYSFETTKGYFSSMTIDLPKQIKKYKNFFVVFAPKNTKNITNSVEQSDKLMIGSNPNA; from the coding sequence ATGAAAAAAATTATATTAATGGTATTTACGCTTATTTTAGCTTTAACAGGATGTTCTAGTAAAACAGATTCTAAACCTAATCAGATAAATACAAAACAGGAAGATTCAAATAAAACAAAGTTATTATATAATGTTAGTCTAGGTATGAAAGATCATCATAAAGGTGATTTTAACTTATTAGATTTACATGATTTTACATTTGAAGTACAGTGTAAAGGAAATCATCTTGATTATGGTATTTTAGTATTTATGGATGGTTATTTACAAAAATATAAAATCGAAGATGAAATTAAGGATATGAATGTTTTATCTTTAAAAGATAAAGAAACAAAAGATTTTAAAATTCAGATTCCGGAATTTAAAATAAATAAAGGAAGTGAGCATTCAATAGAATTTGCTGGAGTGTTAAATCCTATTCCTGTAGATAAATTAAAAGAATATAAAGTCAACCATTCCATATTGCCAACTTCAATAATGAAAGTTGTAAGTAAAGATGATGACAAGTATACGGCTATCGAAGATAAAGCAATGGAAAATATTAAGAAAACACAAGTAACAGAAGCGGATTTAAAGGAAATGAATATAAAGAGCTTAGATGATATGGGGCCTAGAATGCAAATTAGTTTATTTCAAAATGGAAAGAAAATACAAAATTATATAAATCCTGATCAAAAAGTTGAGATTAAGGCAACAGGAGGTTATGGTGAATATAATATGTATTTATTTGTGGATGGACATCCATATGATTCAGACAACTGTTACTATTCTTTTGAAACAACGAAAGGTTATTTCAGTTCAATGACAATAGATCTGCCTAAACAAATAAAAAAATATAAAAACTTTTTTGTTGTGTTTGCGCCAAAAAATACAAAAAATATAACAAATTCAGTTGAACAATCAGACAAACTTATGATAGGAAGTAATCCAAATGCTTAG
- a CDS encoding ATP-binding cassette domain-containing protein, which produces MKLVIENLTKKYKNKVALDNVSLSMENGIYALLGPNGAGKTTLIYSIIGLITYQQGSIKYYDDQNMEMESLYEILGYLPQYPSFYKNFSVYEMLLYIATLKGLKKNIIKERISEVLHEVNLWDDKNMKIKALSGGMKQRLGIAQAIINHPRILIVDEPTAGLDPKERIRFRDVIKNISLNTIVIFATHIVSDVELIATNIILLKSGKVILDEKRETVFQYIENKIWEIEDVKENTDELLTKYPVLEAYWIEDKVHIKIISDEKPAAFAIQIKPRLEDLYMYYFGDVQ; this is translated from the coding sequence ATGAAACTTGTAATAGAAAATCTTACGAAGAAGTATAAAAATAAAGTAGCTTTAGATAATGTTTCTCTTTCAATGGAGAATGGTATTTATGCATTGTTAGGACCCAATGGTGCAGGGAAAACAACATTGATTTATTCCATTATTGGACTTATTACCTATCAACAAGGTTCTATAAAATATTATGATGATCAAAATATGGAGATGGAATCGCTATATGAAATATTAGGATATTTACCACAATATCCTAGTTTTTATAAAAATTTCAGTGTGTATGAAATGTTATTATATATTGCGACATTAAAGGGTTTAAAGAAAAATATAATAAAAGAGCGAATATCGGAAGTATTACATGAAGTAAATTTATGGGATGATAAAAATATGAAAATTAAAGCTTTATCAGGGGGAATGAAACAGAGACTAGGAATTGCACAGGCGATTATCAATCATCCCCGCATATTGATTGTTGATGAGCCAACGGCAGGTTTAGATCCAAAAGAACGAATACGTTTTCGTGATGTTATAAAAAATATATCGCTAAATACGATTGTGATTTTTGCGACACATATCGTATCGGATGTGGAATTAATCGCAACGAATATCATATTGTTGAAATCAGGCAAAGTTATATTAGATGAAAAAAGAGAAACTGTTTTTCAATATATTGAAAATAAAATATGGGAAATTGAAGATGTAAAAGAAAATACTGATGAATTATTGACCAAATATCCTGTATTAGAAGCATATTGGATTGAAGATAAAGTGCATATCAAAATTATAAGTGATGAAAAACCAGCCGCCTTTGCAATACAAATCAAGCCAAGATTAGAAGATTTGTATATGTATTATTTTGGTGATGTTCAATGA